The following coding sequences lie in one Spinacia oleracea cultivar Varoflay chromosome 1, BTI_SOV_V1, whole genome shotgun sequence genomic window:
- the LOC110774926 gene encoding protein ECERIFERUM 26: MKNSNEKDDLVYEIRLSSVGSAAITGENVVYKPNNMDLAMKLHYLRVVYFLDKQTIEGLSPTKLREGIFAWLNYYYESCGRFRRSEEDGGRPFIKCNDCGMRFVEAKSSKTLEEWILMEDTSSQRLLVATNVLGPELIFSPLVFLQVTSLKCGGLALGLSWAHVLGDAFSASNYMNWLALSLNGVKPTYPPSLNKSPPCNIKPKKPINLEPSSIKKVGPFGDHWIMPLPCEMDTFSFHVKPAQLTKLQAKLSENDSILSPIQPFELLSAVIWRAIAKIRNGSEPNTVTVIKKDAASPIEDAMALRNNQFVGSIKAAFSVAEAHIEELAALIHDVSDSEKDQIEEMVGRDPGGSDYIIYGSNLTFVNMEEADFYGFELKGLAPRFVNCFVDGIGKEGVVLVIPSPKDDKSNAKTMDGGRIVTLILPKECMVELKEELKEYGL, encoded by the exons ATGAAAAACTCAAATGAAAAAGATGATCTTGTTTATGAGATAAGATTATCATCGGTAGGATCGGCAGCAATAACGGGGGAAAATGTAGTTTATAAGCCTAATAACATGGATTTAGCAATGAAACTTCATTATTTAAGGGTAGTTTACTTTCTTGATAAGCAAACAATTGAGGGATTAAGCCCTACAAAATTAAGGGAGGGAATATTTGCATGGCTTAATTACTATTATGAATCTTGTGGAAGATTTAGGAGATCAGAAGAAGATGGTGGTCGACCTTTTATTAAGTGTAATGATTGTGGGATGAGATTTGTCGAGGCGAAAAGCTCGAAAACCCTAGAAGAATGGATTTTAATGGAGGATACTTCTTCTCAAAGGCTCCTTGTTGCTACTAATGTTCTTGGTCCTGAGCTCATTTTTTCTCCTCTTGTTTTTCTACAG GTTACGTCTTTAAAATGTGGAGGATTAGCTTTGGGCCTAAGTTGGGCCCATGTGCTAGGAGACGCATTTTCAGCATCAAACTACATGAACTGGTTAGCACTATCCTTGAATGGCGTGAAGCCCACTTATCCACCCAGCCTTAATAAATCACCTCCTTGCAACATCAAGCCCAAAAAGCCCATAAATTTAGAGCCATCATCCATAAAGAAAGTGGGCCCATTTGGTGATCATTGGATCATGCCCTTACCCTGTGAAATGGACACATTCTCCTTTCATGTGAAGCCGGCCCAATTGACCAAATTGCAAGCAAAACTTTCTGAAAATGATTCCATTTTAAGCCCAATTCAGCCTTTTGAGTTGCTAAGTGCTGTAATCTGGCGCGCCATAGCAAAAATAAGAAATGGGTCAGAGCCCAATACAGTGACCGTCATTAAGAAAGACGCTGCAAGCCCAATAGAGGATGCTATGGCTCTAAGGAACAACCAATTTGTGGGCTCAATTAAAGCGGCTTTTTCAGTAGCGGAGGCCCATATCGAAGAGCTTGCAGCCCTGATCCATGATGTATCCGACAGCGAGAAGGACCAAATTGAAGAGATGGTAGGCCGAGACCCGGGAGGATCCGATTATATCATATACGGATCGAATTTAACATTCGTGAACATGGAAGAAGCCGACTTTTATGGGTTCGAATTGAAGGGGTTAGCACCAAGATTTGTGAATTGTTTCGTGGATGGGATTGGTAAGGAAGGGGTCGTTTTGGTTATCCCAAGCCCAAAAGATGATAAaagcaatgcaaaaacaatGGATGGAGGAAGAATTGTGACGCTAATTTTGCCAAAGGAATGCATGGTAGAGCTCAAGGAGGAATTGAAGGAATATGGTTTATAA
- the LOC130462622 gene encoding secreted RxLR effector protein 161-like: MSRVPYASAVGSLMYAMVCTIPDLAQPVSFVSRFMGEPRKEHWQAVKRIFRYLKGTSDVGIIYGGDTECLVIGLLDSDYAGDVHSRRSMTGYAFALGGSVVSWKATLQPTVALSTTEAGYMALTEAEKEGMWLKRLVNDLGLHHDQAIVYCDSLSAIYLAKDQVCHERTKHINVRYHFLRSEKRIKVNKVGTADNPADMFTKPVPHSKFQHCFNLLTVRSY, translated from the coding sequence ATGTCTCGAGTTCCCTATGCTAGTGCAGTAGGAAGCTTGATGTATGCAATGGTCTGCACTATACCTGATCTTGCACAGCCTGTTAGTTTTGTTAGTAGGTTTATGGGTGAACCTAGAAAGGAGCATTGGCAAGCTGTGAAGAGGATTTTTCGGTACCTAAAAGGTACATCTGATGTTGGTATCATTTATGGAGGTGATACAGAGTGTTTGGTGATAGGGTTATTAGACTCTGATTATGCTGGAGATGTTCACAGTAGAAGATCTATGACTGGTTATGCTTTCGCTCTTGGTGGTTCAGTTGTCAGTTGGAAAGCTACTTTGCAACCTACGGTGGCTTTGTCTACTACAGAAGCAGGGTACATGGCCTTGACAGAAGCAGAAAAAGAAGGAATGTGGTTGAAAAGGTTGGTCAATGATTTGGGTCTACATCATGATCAGGCTATAGTGTACTGTGACAGTCTCAGCGCAATCTATTTAGCTAAAGATCAAGTCTGTCATGAGAGGACTAAGCACATCAATGTAAGGTATCATTTTCTGAGAAGTGAGAAGAGAATTAAGGTGAACAAAGTGGGTACTGCTGATAACCCAGCTGATATGTTCACCAAGCCGGTTCCACATAGCAAGTTTCAACACTGTTTCAACTTGCTAACTGTTAGGAGTTATTGA
- the LOC110774929 gene encoding 60S ribosomal protein L15 has product MGAYKYMQELWRKKQSDVMRFTQRVRCWEYRQLPSIVRVTHPTRPDKARRLGYKAKQGFVVYRVRVRRGGRKRPVPKGIVYGKPTNQGVTQLKFQRSKRSVAEERAGRKLGGLRVLNSYWVNEDSTYKYFEVILVDTAHNAIRNDPRVNWICNPVHKHRELRGLTSAGKKYRGLRGRGHRHHKARPSRRATWKRNQTLSLRRYR; this is encoded by the exons ATGG GTGCATACAAGTATATGCAGGAGCTATGGAGGAAGAAACAATCCGATGTGATGAGGTTCACTCAAAGAGTCAGGTGTTGGGAGTATCGCCAGCTTCCATCCATTGTTCGAGTAACTCACCCTACTCGCCCTGACAAAGCTCGTCGTCTTGGTTACAAGGCCAAGCAG GGCTTTGTTGTGTACCGTGTCCGTGTGAGGAGAGGTGGGCGCAAGAGGCCTGTACCAAAGGGTATTGTCTATGGTAAGCCCACTAACCAGGGAGTTACTCAATTGAAGTTCCAGCGCAGCAAGAGGTCAGTTGCTGAGGAGCGTGCTGGTCGCAAATTGGGTGGTCTTAGGGTCCTCAATTCTTACTGGGTCAATGAG GATTCCACATACAAGTATTTTGAAGTCATTCTTGTTGACACAGCACACAATGCCATCAGGAACGACCCAAGAGTCAACTGGATATGTAACCCAGTTCACAAGCACAGAGAACTTCGTGGGCTTACTTCTGCTGGAAAGAAGTACAGAGGTCTTCGTGGCAGAGGTCACAGACACCACAAGGCCAGGCCTTCTCGCCGTGCTACCTGGAAGAGGAACCAGACACTTTCTCTGCGCCGTTACCGATAG